From a single Dysidea avara chromosome 14, odDysAvar1.4, whole genome shotgun sequence genomic region:
- the LOC136243936 gene encoding uncharacterized protein → MLRSFNEGLPVEDHMIWEAAINIHRNSYTASLASIATSIPIEVKREAVQKFRTAKRSEANENPSAVEQLVTELRIFSQEVMNTPVSRAVGNRTEDDQPRVYTTVGGAVGNRTEDDQPRVNTPVSRVVGNRTEDDQPRVYTTVSGAVGNRTEDDQPRVYTTVSGAVGNRTEDDQPRVNNTVGGAVGNRTEDVQPRMNTTVSGAVGNRTTEDGTARFFYGKD, encoded by the exons ATGTTGAGATCTTTTAATGAAGGTTTACCGGTGGAGGATCACATGATTTGGGAAGCTGCAATTAATATCCATCGGAATAGCTATACAGCTAGCCTTGCATCAATTGCTACATCGATCCCAATAGAGGTGAAACGTGAAGCCGTACAGAAATTTAGGACTGCAAAAAGGTCAGAGGCCA ATGAAAACCCAAGTGCAgtggagcagttggtaacagaactgAGGATATTCAGCCAAGAAGTTA TGAATACTCCTGTTAGTAgagcagttggtaacagaactgAAGATGATCAGCCAAGAG TATATACTACTGTCGgtggagcagttggtaacagaactgAGGATGATCAGCCAAGAG TGAATACTCCTGTCAGTAGAGTAGTTGGTAACAGAACTGAAGATGATCAGCCAAGAG TATATACTACTGTCAgtggagcagttggtaacagaactgAGGATGATCAGCCAAGAG TATATACTACTGTCAgtggagcagttggtaacagaactgAGGATGATCAGCCAAGAG TGAATAATACTGTCGgtggagcagttggtaacagaactgAGGATGTTCAGCCAAGAA TGAATACTACTGTCAgtggagcagttggtaacagaacAACTGAGGATG GAACTGCTCGTTTCTTCTATGGCAAGGATTGA
- the LOC136243937 gene encoding uncharacterized protein → MEMHSAQILADTDINVKRKQVEEVFNKLYVNTTAVSGAVGNRTEDDQPRVNTTVSGAVGNRTENDQPRVNSTVGGAVGNRTGNGRPRMNTTVGGAVGNRTGNGRPRVNTTVSGAVGNSTEDGRPRVNTTVGGAVGNRTEDDQPRGTVQSESDEIVVLLSPTRQPVGLGQIIQSQDIHGHTISPAHVKIQIDYIIPGICPPVPMPFDDGELCSGQFAAWPRSLTTSATF, encoded by the exons atggaaatgcaca gtgCTCAAATCCTTGCCGATACGGATATAAATGTCAAGAGGAAACAAGTTGAAGAAGTGTTCAACAAACTATATG TGAATACTACTGCTGTCAgtggagcagttggtaacagaactgAGGATGATCAGCCAAGAG TGAATACTACTGTCAgtggagcagttggtaacagaactgAGAATGATCAGCCAAGAG TGAATAGTACTGTCGgtggagcagttggtaacagaactgGGAATGGTAGGCCAAGAA TGAATACTACTGTCGgtggagcagttggtaacagaactgGGAATGGTCGGCCAAGAG TGAATACTACTGTCAgtggagcagttggtaacagTACTGAGGATGGTCGGCCAAGAG TGAATACTACTGTCGgtggagcagttggtaacagaactgAGGATGATCAGCCAAGAG GAACTGTGCAGTCTGAGAGTGATGAAATTGTTGTGCTGTTGTCACCCACAAGACAACCAGTTGGTCTTGGACAGATTATACAAAGCCAGGATATACATGGTCACACTATTTCACCAGCCCACGTAAAAATACAAATTGATTACATTATTCCAGGAATTTGTCCGCCAGTTCCTATGCCCTTTGATGATGGTGAGCTTTGTTCGGGGCAGTTTGCTGCTTGGCCAAGGAGTCTAACTACTAGTGCAACATTCTAA